In a genomic window of Quercus lobata isolate SW786 chromosome 4, ValleyOak3.0 Primary Assembly, whole genome shotgun sequence:
- the LOC115988116 gene encoding protein SENSITIVITY TO RED LIGHT REDUCED 1-like, which translates to MAASAKTLTIDNHTFDGDWTVVLPRRGKQRRHSFRIRSPEQLQQQQQQPWAPIDLETDAVRKLKLMQKIQICMKKMENSPFYHTLLDQIQTPEIFCCFHRVLGSEMKMQMVIYGIGSIESYEPPRLQLSLAILLKRKFSWIGDIEVFDPVLSTTECQVLEALGCSVLSINEQGQRCAQKPTMFFMPHCESMLYDNLLRANWGVELLNHVVLFGNSFDVYEKNVSYSKNSAMVDSTRHILAIRQFTKEFRIQTVSDDYFGAFHTSSWHFFSPVLETELQYID; encoded by the coding sequence ATGGCAGCTTCTGCAAAAACCCTCACCATTGACAATCATACTTTTGATGGTGACTGGACGGTTGTTTTACCCCGTCGTGGCAAACAGAGAAGACATTCATTCAGAATTAGATCTCCAGaacaactacaacaacaacaacaacaaccatgGGCCCCAATCGATCTTGAAACTGACGCTGTCaggaaattaaaattaatgcaAAAGATACAGATCTGCATGAAGAAAATGGAGAACTCTCCGTTCTATCATACTTTACTGGATCAAATCCAAACCCCAGAAATCTTTTGTTGCTTTCATAGGGTCTTAGGCTCCGAGATGAAAATGCAAATGGTGATTTATGGTATAGGTAGCATTGAATCATATGAACCCCCTCGATTGCAGCTTAGCCTTGCAATCTTGCTGAAAAGGAAGTTCAGTTGGATTGGAGATATCGAGGTTTTTGATCCTGTTCTTTCTACAACTGAATGTCAGGTACTGGAAGCCCTAGGTTGCTCTGTTCTATCAATAAATGAGCAAGGGCAGCGATGTGCTCAAAAGCCAACAATGTTCTTTATGCCACACTGTGAGTCAATGTTGTATGACAATCTATTACGGGCAAATTGGGGAGTGGAACTGTTGAATCATGTAGTCTTGTTTGGGAATAGCTTTGACGTATATGAGAAGAATGTCTCATACTCTAAGAACTCAGCTATGGTTGATTCGACAAGGCATATCTTGGCTATTCGACAATTTACAAAGGAGTTCAGAATCCAGACAGTTTCAGATGATTATTTTGGTGCTTTCCATACTTCAAGTTGGCATTTTTTCAGCCCTGTTCTTGAGACAGAGCTACAGTACAttgattaa